From one Caldithrix abyssi DSM 13497 genomic stretch:
- a CDS encoding GIY-YIG nuclease family protein: MYYTYVLESLASGRHYFGHTQNLEERLTRHNSGKVRSTKAFRPWRLIYYEEFATRSEAFQREQFFKTIEGRQWLKGRGIL, encoded by the coding sequence ATGTACTACACGTACGTTCTTGAAAGTTTAGCTTCCGGTCGTCATTATTTTGGTCACACACAGAACCTGGAAGAACGGTTAACGCGCCACAACAGCGGGAAGGTGCGCTCCACCAAAGCCTTTCGTCCCTGGAGACTCATTTACTACGAAGAATTTGCTACTCGTTCGGAAGCGTTTCAGCGGGAGCAATTTTTCAAAACGATTGAAGGTCGCCAATGGTTAAAAGGTCGCGGCATTCTTTAA
- a CDS encoding cation diffusion facilitator family transporter, with protein MVHGHHHSHGHDDTRLPTTRLLITMALNFAITIAELIGGLLSGSLSLISDALHNFSDGIAIIISYIALKLKKRSVTPRHTFGLKRAEIFAAALNSGVLLVITLYLFYHAAIRLINPAVLKGDLMIVVAGIGLIANVIGTWLLARPAKNSLNLKSAYLHLLADAISSFAVLLGGVAIYYWNIFWVDPILTILIGLYILKESYHILQGAIHILMEGAPTNISIDEVKQAVESLPEVNNLHHIHLWMVGDNDIHLEGHVDVEDMLLSESGQLLNKIEHLLQDKFNIKHVTLQLECNHCSNAHMIGH; from the coding sequence ATGGTACACGGACATCATCATTCACACGGGCATGACGATACCAGGCTCCCCACCACGCGCTTATTGATTACCATGGCGCTCAATTTTGCCATTACCATAGCCGAACTAATCGGGGGGCTTCTTTCCGGTTCGCTCTCATTGATTTCCGATGCGCTTCATAATTTCAGCGACGGCATTGCCATCATCATCTCTTACATTGCCCTAAAGCTAAAAAAAAGATCCGTTACGCCACGCCATACCTTCGGCTTAAAAAGAGCAGAGATTTTTGCAGCGGCATTAAACTCAGGCGTGTTGCTTGTTATTACGCTCTATCTTTTTTACCACGCCGCCATCCGCCTTATAAATCCCGCCGTACTCAAAGGCGATCTGATGATCGTCGTTGCCGGAATTGGTCTGATCGCCAATGTGATTGGCACCTGGTTGCTGGCGCGCCCTGCAAAAAACAGCTTGAATCTTAAATCTGCATACCTCCATCTTCTTGCCGATGCCATCTCGTCTTTTGCCGTTTTACTGGGCGGCGTTGCCATTTATTACTGGAACATCTTCTGGGTGGATCCCATTCTGACCATTCTGATCGGCCTGTATATACTCAAAGAGAGTTATCACATTTTACAGGGGGCTATACACATCTTGATGGAAGGCGCTCCGACCAATATTTCTATTGATGAGGTAAAACAGGCTGTGGAAAGTTTGCCCGAGGTAAACAACCTGCATCACATTCATCTCTGGATGGTTGGCGACAACGACATTCACCTTGAAGGTCATGTGGATGTTGAGGACATGCTTTTAAGCGAAAGCGGCCAGCTACTGAACAAAATTGAACACCTATTGCAAGATAAATTCAACATTAAACATGTTACCTTGCAGCTTGAATGTAACCATTGTTCCAATGCACATATGATTGGACATTAA